One segment of Podospora pseudopauciseta strain CBS 411.78 chromosome 5 map unlocalized CBS411.78m_5.2, whole genome shotgun sequence DNA contains the following:
- a CDS encoding uncharacterized protein (BUSCO:EOG09260M87; COG:S; EggNog:ENOG503NV8T), whose amino-acid sequence MDPTIQRALNDKLYDKRKVGALDLERVIREVVAKQDNARIEAILDQLCNDYAYAVHQPHARNGGLIGLAAAAIALGSELARYLEVIVPPVLACFTDQDARVRYYACEAMYNIAKVAKGEILIYFNHIFDALCKLGADSELSVKNGAELLDRLIKDIVSESAATYVSVLEQPPPYQEDDKGVLDDTNELPTAFSLKRFIPLLRDRIYAINPFTRTFLVGWIILLDSIPDLELVTFLPEFLGGLLRFLSDPNRDVHVATQGCLDKFLNEIKRIARIKKGIAESKKSKGEGKRKREDSVESGSIRPTLEEGDEVDSETAADDDELDSEDDWVPGQDVQINHKAILEILTATLDSPLGKPPFDNGRQKTANLTPNPEEDGLLESLRWIVEFLDICPEEVLPFTPKILAHLLPAMASGVESIRQAAARVNTSLMDYVVSLSDDAELATIPHQLSRMPHGDRQDGTTSARASLSSSRELEIRSPTPATGKPLPRTPTPGTSGALQPQADLDYAAAVNSLTLLFLNDHEATRVAALTWLIMLHRKAPRKVLAFNDGTFPALLKTLSDPAEAVVTKDLQLLSQISRNSEDDYFTNFMVNLLQLFSTDRKLLETRGNLIIRQLCTSLSAERIYRTLADCIEKEEDDGQTFFVALFRSWCYNAVATFSLCLLAQAYEQAYNLLQIFAELEMTVNILIQIDKLVQLLESPVFTYLRLQLLEPEKYPHLYKCLYGLLMLLPQSSAFAALKNRLNSVSSIGYLHIAPRPNATTPSVPSFDRPNRLKGREEGIIRWAELLEKFRTVQERARRLQRLGADTDDSPFGVGDLRIGGGDGTGDMKPATGREGGGTGPPRNAGGGGRDSPAGGTNNANSAPSKPEPPPKTRTGLGRQLGRFGVAGRGKRNP is encoded by the exons ATGGACCCCACCATCCAGCGCGCCCTGAACGACAAGCTCTATGATAAGCGCAAGGTTGGCGCTCTCga TCTTGAGCGCGTCATTCGCGAGGTAGTTGCCAAACAGGATAACGCCAGAATTGAGGCCATTCTCGACCAGCTGTGCAACGACTATGCCTACGCTGTCCACCAGCCCCATGCCCGCAACGGTGGGCTGATCGGCCTGGCCGCTGCTGCCATTGCCTTGGGTTCT GAACTCGCCAGATACCTTGAGGTCATTGTGCCACCGGTCCTAGCCTGCTTCACAGACCAGGATGCACGAGTCCGATACTATGCCTGCGAGGCCATGTATAACATTGCCAAGGTCGCAAAGGGCGAAATCCTCATCTATTTCAACCACATCTTCGATGCCCTCTGCAAG CTTGGTGCCGACTCGGAACTGTCAGTCAAGAACGGTGCCGAGTTGCTCGATCGTCTCATCAAAGATATCGTCTCAGAATCAGCAGCAACCTACGTTTCCGTCTTGGAGCAGCCGCCGCCATACCAAGAGGACGATAAGGGCGTTCTGGATGACACGAATGAACTGCCAACGGCCTTCTCCCTGAAGAGGTTTATACCACTTCTTCGTGACCGCATTTATGCCATCAACCCTTTCACACGGACCTTTCTTGTGGGCTGGATTATTCTCCTGGACTCTATTCCAGACCTGGAGCTTGTCACTTTCCTGCCTGAATTTCTCGGAGGCCTGTTGCGATTTCTGAGTGACCCCAACCGGGACGTTCACGTGGCGACGCAGGGCTGCTTGGACAAGTTCCTCAACGAGATCAAGAGGATCGCCCGCATCAAGAAGGGGATCGCCGAGAGCAAAAAGTCAAAGGGCGAAGGCAAACGGAAAAGAGAGGACTCGGTTGAGAGCGGGAGCATACGCCCCACTCTCGAAGAAGGCGACGAGGTGGATTCCGAAACGGCagccgacgacgatgagCTGGATAGCGAGGATGACTGGGTTCCAGGCCAAGACGTGCAGATCAACCACAAGGCGATTCTGGAGATTCTGACTGCCACACTTGACTCACCGCTGGGTAAGCCGCCCTTCGACAACGGTCGCCAAAAGACTGCTAATCTCACCCCGAATCCAGAAGAAGACGGACTGCTGGAGTCGCTCCGCTGGATTGTCGAATTTCTTGACATCTGCCCGGAGGAGGTACTCCCGTTTACTCCCAAGATTCTAGCTCATCTCTTGCCAGCAATGGCCAGTGGGGTTGAGTCAATTCGCCAGGCTGCCGCCAGGGTCAACACGTCACTGATGGACTATGTCGTCTCACTCTCTGACGATGCTGAGCTCGCAACCATTCCGCACCAGCTGTCTAGGATGCCGCACGGCGATCGCCAGGACGGAACCACAAGCGCCCGGGCATCCCTTTCCAGCTCGAGAGAGCTTGAGATACGAAGTCCCACCCCGGCCACGGGCAAGCCTCTTCCACGGACTCCAACCCCGGGCACGTCTGGCGCTTTGCAACCACAAGCAGATCTTGATTATGCCGCTGCGGTAAACTCACTAACCCTGCTGTTTTTGAACGACCACGAAGCCACCCGTGTCGCTGCCCTCACGTGGCTCATCATGTTGCACCGCAAAGCACCCAGAAAAGTGCTGGCGTTTAACGATGGCACCTTCCCTGCACTTCTCAAGACACTCTCTGACCCAGCCGAAGCAGTCGTCACCAAAGATTTGCAACTACTTTCACAGATATCAAGGAATAGCGAAGACGACTATTTCACCAATTTTATGGTAAACTTGCTGCAGCTGTTCTCAACGGACCGGAAGCTGCTCGAGACAAGAGGAAACCTGATAATTCGCCAGCTTTGTACCAGCCTCAGCGCGGAACGGATATACCGGACGCTTGCGGACTGTAtcgagaaggaagaggat GATGGACAAACATTCTTCGTGGCGCTCTTTCGATCGTGGTGCTATAACGCTGTGGCAACGTTCTCGCTTTGTCTATTGGCGCAGGCGTATGAGCAGGCATATAACCTCTTACAAATCTT TGCCGAGCTTGAAATGACAGTCAACATCCTCATTCAGATTGACAAGTTGGTGCAGCTCCTGGAGTCGCCGGTCTTTACAT ACCTTCGTCTCCAGCTTTTGGAGCCAGAGAAATACCCGCATCTGTACAAGTGCTTGTATGGCCTTCTTATGCTTCTTCCGCAATCATCGGCCTTTGCGGCTCTCAAAAACCGGTTGAACAGTGTTAGTTCCATTGGGTATCTGCATATTGCGCCGAGACC CAACGCAACAACACCGTCGGTGCCCTCATTTGATCGCCCCAACCGATTGAAGGGCCGGGAAGAAGGCATCATCCGTTGGGCTGAGCTCTTGGAGAAGTTCCGGACGGTGCAAGAAAGGGCAAGGCGTCTACAAAGGCTGGGCGCAGACACGGATGATTCTCCGTTTGGAGTAGGAGATCTTAGGATAGGTGGGGGCGATGGAACCGGGGACATGAAGCCGGCGACAGGAAGAGAAGGCGGCGGGACAGGCCCTCCTCGGAATGCAGGAGGGGGCGGTAGGGACTCTCCGGCCGGCGGAACGAATAACGCGAACTCGGCACCATCGAAACCGGAACCGCCGCCAAAGACCAGGACTGGACTAGGGAGACAgctggggaggtttggggtggCTGGGCGAGGCAAGCGGAACCCCTGA
- a CDS encoding uncharacterized protein (COG:I; EggNog:ENOG503NUM0), with protein MAKLTKERTYPLMSRREIEAQIADGRHMVIVDGHVLKVDAFMQFHPGGDKAMKHMVGRDATDEVNGLHSPEARAMMNKYRVGRIEGRWNNFLPPIQGGKYRKRLEDGAMEVEEDDSGRLSAPAVTITADTPSSELESRPPSPVFDVDGSALRKRQVKESMGSSAASITSASSLEESHGDGSLPLDGMAHLDILTRKEIKLDLDKYPAVDQDTQEVIVEKYRKLHDRIKADGLYDCNYYAYAIECSRYITFFGLMLLFLKWKWYIPSAFFLGVFWHQLVFSAHDAGHMGITHNFQVDTIIGIIIADFLGGLSLGWWKRSHNVHHIVTNSPEHDPDIEHMPFFAISHRFLASLRSTYYERIMPYDAAAKFFISMQHNLYYVIMLFGRFNLYRLSMEYLILGQGPKKGVAAWHRWFEFAGQVFFWYWFGYELLYKSVDGGWNRFWFVMVSHMVTCPLHVQITLSHFAMSTADLGVDESFPQKMLRTTMDVDCPTWLDFFHGGLQFQAIHHLFPRIPRHNLRKTQRLVQEFCDEVGIPYALFGFVDGNKEVIGRLGEVARQAAILKKCQGVMIGEGRVEGHHHHHHH; from the coding sequence ATGGCGAAATTAACCAAGGAACGCACCTACCCGCTGATGAGCCGCCGGGAGATCGAGGCTCAGATTGCTGACGGGAGGCACATGGTTATCGTGGACGGACATGTTCTCAAGGTCGATGCCTTTATGCAGTTTCACCCTGGTGGTGACAAGGCGATGAAGCAcatggtggggagggatgcTACGGATGAGGTCAATGGGCTTCATTCCCCTGAGGCGAGGGCGATGATGAACAAGTATCGCGTTGGAAGGATCGAAGGAAGGTGGAATAATTTCTTGCCGCCTATTCAAGGTGGTAAATATAGGAAACGGCTTGAGGATGGGGCaatggaggtggaagaggatgattCTGGACGGCTGTCGGCTCCGGCGGTGACGATAACGGCAGACACACCGTCGAGCGAGCTGGAGTCTAGACCACCCTCGCCAGTGTTTGATGTTGACGGTAGTGCTTTGCGGAAGAGACAGGTGAAGGAATCAATGGGGTCGAGTGCTGCGTCGATAACCTCGGCATCGTCGCTAGAGGAGTCTCATGGTGATGGGAGTCTACCTCTCGACGGCATGGCCCacctcgacatcctcacACGCAAGGAGATCAAGCTTGACCTGGACAAATACCCGGCTGTTGACCAGGATACCCAAGAGGTCATCGTCGAGAAGTACCGCAAGCTCCACGACCGCATCAAGGCTGATGGGTTGTATGACTGCAACTATTACGCCTACGCCATCGAATGCTCCCGGTACATCACTTTTTTTGGCctgatgctgctgttccTCAAGTGGAAGTGGTACATCCCCAGCGCTTTCTTCCTTGGTGTTTTCTGGCATCAGCTTGTCTTTTCCGCCCATGACGCCGGCCACATGGGGATTACGCACAATTTTCAGGTTGATACCATTATCGGGATCATCATTGCGGATTTCTTGGGAGGGCTGTCGTTGGGATGGTGGAAACGCAGTCATAACGTCCACCATATTGTGACAAATTCGCCGGAGCACGACCCCGACATCGAGCACATGCCGTTTTTTGCTATTTCCCACCGTTTTTTGGCGAGTCTGAGGTCGACGTACTACGAACGGATCATGCCGTAcgatgctgctgccaagtTCTTCATTTCGATGCAGCACAACTTGTATTATGTCATCATGCTCTTTGGGAGGTTCAACCTCTACCGGTTGTCGATGGAGTATCTGATCCTCGGGCAGGGGCCGAAAAAGGGGGTGGCGGCCTGGCACCGCTGGTTCGAGTTTGCTGGACAGGTCTTTTTCTGGTATTGGTTTGGGTACGAGCTGCTGTACAAGTCCGTCGATGGCGGTTGGAACAGGTTCTGGTTCGTGATGGTCAGCCACATGGTGACTTGCCCGCTGCATGTGCAGATCACGCTGAGCCACTTCGCCATGTCGACGGCTGAtttgggggtggatgagAGTTTCCCGCAAAAGATGCTGCGGACGACGATGGATGTGGATTGCCCGACCTGGCTGGACTTCTTTCACGGTGGTCTGCAGTTTCAGGCGATTCACCATTTGTTTCCGAGGATTCCGAGGCATAACCTGAGGAAGACGCAGAGGTTGGTGCAGGAGTTTTGCGATGAGGTCGGGATTCCGTATGCGCTCTTTGGGTTTGTGGATGGGAACAAGGAGGTgattgggaggttgggggaggtggcgaggCAGGCGGCTATTTTGAAGAAGTGTCAGGGGGTTatgattggggaggggagggtggaggggcatcatcatcatcatcatcactaa
- a CDS encoding uncharacterized protein (EggNog:ENOG503PTES), translating to MGKRKMDEAAAERIRAARGDKDPFARRAATTVRQSKQGGESPSGKKDGSSSKDGKSEGSGSKGSSSSNWRT from the exons ATGGGTAAGAGAAAGATGGACGAAGCCGCAGCCGAGCGGATCCGAGCAGCAAGAGGTGACAAG GACCCCTTCGCCAGACGGGCAGCAACCACGGTGCGGCAAAGCAAGCAGGGCGGCGAATCACCATCGGGCAAGAAAGAtggaagcagcagcaaggatGGCAAGAGTGAGGGGAGTGGTAGCAAGGGGAGTAGTTCCTCAAATTGGAGGACATAG
- a CDS encoding uncharacterized protein (EggNog:ENOG503P4UT), whose product MITHSPLTAHLTLTYTMAHLLNNTAIFSPSVARAAASAAKDWSYIDTWLARKFPSNHPPPPFERNADTLKALLALAAANEAADEERALLLRFESETLAQLQKHQPKDDLLTTSRESILTSLEDSLTREGSTALTSLAQLSLQLNSSSSPNPVSLASELLSLQSQLAELEQTLARIDVLTSYISSESEALSKLSSEIDARPRPSSSHSEEENNNKLDDNSNTTTKKSEGYHPHPSLAKSNLAAQRRIKTLAARVQELSAHASPNPSADRDQSVSIQEIHVQEQAYLGLLQQKKELDAQLAVFAGLPHDIDAAREELENLRIELTRVTERRDSVFEGLVERETPKKGRSGTIGRR is encoded by the coding sequence ATGATCACACATTCCCCGCTCACAGCTCATCTCACACTCACTTACACAATGGCTCACCTCCTGAACAACACCGCCATCTTCTCACCATCCGTCGCCCGCGCAGCCGCCTCCGCAGCCAAAGACTGGTCATACATCGACACCTGGCTCGCCCGCAAAttcccctccaaccacccccctccaccattcGAGCGCAATGCCGACACTCTCAAAGCCCTCTTGGCCCTCGCTGCTGCCAACGAAGCCGCAGACGAGGAGCGTGCTTTGCTTCTCCGTTTCGAGTCCGAGACCCTCGCCCAACtccaaaaacaccaacccaaagacgacctcctcaccacaaGCCGTGAATCCATTCTCACGTCTCTCGAGGACTCACTCACCCGTGAAGGCTCAACAGCCCTaacctccctcgcccaactctccctccaactcaactcctcctcctcccccaacccagtCTCTTTAGCATCAGAGCTCTTGTCCCTCCAATCTCAACTGGCAGAGCTAGAACAAACCCTCGCCAGAATCGACGTCTTGACTTCGTACATCTCCTCCGAGTCAGAGGCGCTCTCAAAGTTATCATCCGAAATCGACGCCCGCCCTCGACCATCGTCGTCACATtcggaagaagaaaacaatAATAAACTTGACGACAACAGTaacacaaccaccaagaAAAGCGAGGGctaccacccccatccctcgCTCGCAAAGTCAAACCTGGCTGCTCAGCGCCGGATCAAGACCCTTGCGGCCCGTGTTCAGGAACTGTCTGCGCATGCATCCCCCAATCCATCCGCTGATAGAGATCAGAGTGTAAGCATTCAGGAGATTCACGTCCAAGAGCAGGCGTATCTGGGGTTGttgcagcagaagaaggaaTTAGATGCCCAGCTGGCTGTGTTTGCTGGATTGCCACATGATATTGACGCTGCGAGGGAAGAGTTGGAGAATCTGAGGATTGAGTTGACGAGGGtgacggagaggagggatagTGTGTTTGAAGGGTTGGTGGAAAGAGAGACGccaaagaaggggaggagcgGAACaattgggaggaggtga
- the LPD1 gene encoding dihydrolipoamide dehydrogenase precursor (COG:C; EggNog:ENOG503NXXS), whose amino-acid sequence MLSQRLLLGRTAVRSALKPSGSPIALASRWSRTYASQSEEKDLVIIGGGVAGYVAAIKAGQEGMKVACIEKRGTLGGTCLNVGCIPSKSLLNNSHLYHQILHDTKHRGIEVGDVKLNLQQLMKAKETSVTGLTKGVEFLLKKNGVEYIKGTGSFQDEHTVKVELNDGGETSVTGKNILIATGSEVTPFPGLTIDEQTVISSTGAIALEKVPEKLVVIGGGIIGLEMASVWSRLGSKVTVVEYLDQIGGPGMDTEVAKGIQKILKKQGITFKTGTKVLSGEKTGDEVKVQTEAAKGGKEETLDADVVLVAIGRRPYTGGLGLENIGLELDERGRVIIDAEYRTKIPHIRCVGDATFGPMLAHKAEEEAVAVVEYIKKGYGHVNYGCIPSVMYTFPEVAWVGQSEQDLKKADIPYRVGTFPFSANSRAKTNLDTEGFVKILADPETDRLLGIHIIGPNAGEMIAEGTLALEYGASSEDIARTCHAHPTLSEAFKEAAMATHAKAIHF is encoded by the exons TACTCGGCCGGACCGCTGTCAGGTCCGCCCTCAAGCCATCAGG CTCCCCAATTGCCCTTGCGAGCAGATGGTCCAGGACTTATGCTTCCCAGTCTG aggagaaggatcttgtcatcatcggtggtggtgttgctggctatgttgccgccatcaaggcCGGCCAGGAGGGCATGAAG GTCGCATGCATCGAGAAGCGCGGAACACTCGGCGGAACCTGCCTCAACGTCGGATGCATCCCATCAAAATCGCTCCTTAACAACTCACATCTGTACCACCAGATCCTCCACGACACAAAACACCGTGGTATCGAGGTCGGTGATGTCAAGCTCAACCTCCAACAGCTcatgaaggccaaggagacaTCCGTCACTGGTCTCACCAAGGGTGTCGAGTTCCTGCTCAAGAAGAACGGCGTCGAGTATATCAAGGGTACCGGCAGCTTCCAGGATGAGCACACCGTCAAGGTCGAGCTCAACGACGGCGGCGAGACCAGCGTCACTGGCAAgaacatcctcatcgccaccGGTTCCGAGGTtacccccttccccggccTCACGATTGACGAGCAGACCGTCATCAGCAGCACTGGCGCCATTGCCCTCGAGAAGGTCCCCGAGAAGCTCGTCGtcattggtggtggtatcaTTGGTCTCGAGATGGCCTCCGTCTGGTCTCGCCTGGGCTCCAAGGTCACCGTTGTCGAGTACCTCGACCAGATCGGCGGTCCCGGTATGGACACCGAGGTTGCCAAGGGCATCCAGAAGATCCTGAAGAAGCAGGGCATCACCTTCAAGACCGGTACCAAGGTCCTTTCCGGCGAGAAGACTGGTGATGAGGTCAAGGTTCAGACCGAGGCTGCCAAGGgcggcaaggaggagacg CTCGATGCTGACGTCGTCCTTGTTGCTATTGGTCGTCGCCCCTATACCGGCGGTCTTGGCCTTGAGAACATCGGCCTCGAGCTCGATGAGCGCGGCCGTGTCATTATCGACGCCGAGTACCGCACCAAGATCCCCCACATTCGCTGCGTCGGCGACGCCACCTTCGGCCCCATGCTTGCGcacaaggctgaggaggaggctgttgctgttgtcgagTACATCAAGAAGGGCTACGGCCACGTCAACTACGGCTGCATTCCCTCCGTCATGTACACCTTCCCCGAGGTTGCGTGGGTTGGTCAGTCTGAGCAGGACCTCAAGAAGGCCGACATCCCCTACCGCGTCGGCACTTTCCCCTTCAGCGCCAACTCCCGTGCCAAGACCAACCTCGACACTGAGGGGTTCGTCAAGATTCTCGCCGACCCTGAGACCGACCGCCTTCTCGGCATCCACATCATCGGCCCCAACGCTGGTGAGATGATTGCTGAGGGCACTCTTGCGCTCGAGTATGGTGCTTCCAGCGAGGATATTGCGCGCACTTGCCACGCCCACCCTACTCTTTCTGAGGCCTTCAAGGAGGCTGCCATGGCCACCCACGCCAAGGCCATCCATTTCTAA